The DNA segment GCCGCCGCACAGCATCGATACGAAGAGCAGCACGAAGCTGTAGACCGCGATTCGCTTGGTGAGCTTTCGCTGCAACTCCAAATCGAAGCTGCCCACCATCGTAAGGAACACGGCTGCACTCCCGATCGGATTCACAATCGGAAACAGTGCTGCAATTACCAGCACGGATGCCTCAATTAACGTCGAAGCGTGATTGTAAAGTCCGTCAAAAAAAGGCATCGAAAATCCTCAGAGGTAGAGTCCATCTCAAGTCTAAAGGCAAAACATCCACGTGTCAGGATTGCGAGCGGTTGCCTTTTTCATGTAGCGGGAATATGCGTAGGCTCAGCCGTTACGGGCCTTATGCCGTCAGCGGGTGCTGCATCGCAGCGCTTGAGAGCAAGGGCTGTACAGCCTTGCGCGGCCCACGCTTGCGAGCACTCATCACGCGGATGCGTTCGATCAGTTCCGCCGGAGTGCAGCAGCCCTTGGCGAGGAATGCGTCTGCCTGGTGTGTACGTTCGCCTGCGCGAACGGTGTCGCTGGTCAGGATCATCGGCACTTCAGGAGAGATCTCTTTCAAGCGGCCAATCAGCATGTTGCCGTCCATCTGGGGCAGTCCCAGATCGGTTAAGACAAGATCGATCTGCGTCGAGGAAAAAACGGAGATTGCGTCATGCCCGTTGATCGCGGTGTAAACACGATAGCCACGGGTTTCCAGTAGAAACTTGCGTACGGAGAGGGTTTGCTCGTTGTCGTCAACGCAGAGGATCGTCTTCTTTGGTCGCATGAGAGTTGGGGGTCTCCTTAGGGGGAACGTTTCTG comes from the Acidicapsa ligni genome and includes:
- a CDS encoding response regulator; the encoded protein is MRPKKTILCVDDNEQTLSVRKFLLETRGYRVYTAINGHDAISVFSSTQIDLVLTDLGLPQMDGNMLIGRLKEISPEVPMILTSDTVRAGERTHQADAFLAKGCCTPAELIERIRVMSARKRGPRKAVQPLLSSAAMQHPLTA